From the genome of Fusarium keratoplasticum isolate Fu6.1 chromosome 11, whole genome shotgun sequence, one region includes:
- a CDS encoding HET domain-containing protein has protein sequence MSASFSINDLNPRRVFESLCQKCQAFSSAFNRGYTSSKDPHPFDHHENFLSLQASADAGCPLCQLMWQYVVWDCQLSEPFQNLLMTEWRYEGSSIKVRLTTTCPSSNIFPAYETPPELLALGIEVPPPSYRDVGIPTIELVQEYLQEMKTISIKESMPGPENEDLKELIRAEVWPWIRNCQSQHPQCAASVAAVVPTRLIDVGLDGDEMVKLIQTDQKALEYIALSYCWGKGTANSKARTTSKNLQSRLSGIWIKDLPASIQDAITITRLMGVKYIWIDAICIVQSDGPNDLGDWATEAGRMGDYYSGSLCCIAASCANSSTEGFLRPRPLGRFKIKPIPVPFKDENGQQRYVWAQLRPTLDSARWTYRVRHPLMERGWCLQERVLSRRVLHWTLSGLFKECRMTHPLIESDQPREMEKELVRHHILSLSKREALGEAWCELVRDYSNMKLSFASDRMVAISGVATLLSRKHHDDYFYGAFRSSLAECLLWWSSEDSNTEYPGWSWFSVMKNIDFPTLSMANTRMEQDTRQSLIRQVLPNPFPKSHGLTSPGSRLEQTLEIEAPLIELELAEKMVPYHLQVKIPGTSRLFAGWDCLYQGKPVEGKARGSGGAVDVVLLLGGREYNGLVLSKKRDQEWERAGIITLRSEDETAVQCVDGFIRKVVLV, from the exons TTTAAACCCTCGTCGCGTGTTTGAATCATTGTGCCAGAAATGCCAAGCGTTCTCTTCCGCATTCAACAGAGGTTATACCTCATCAAAAGACCCTCACCCCTTTGACCACCATGAAAATTTTCTATCGCTACAAGCTTCTGCTGATGCGGGATGTCCACTCTGCCAGTTGATGTGGCAGTACGTCGTTTGGGACTGCCAACTGAGCGAACCGTTTCAGAACCTACTCATGACAGAATGGCGGTATGAGGGATCCAGCATAAAAGTCAGATTAACAACTACCTGCCCTTCTTCCAACATATTCCCTGCTTATGAAACCCCTCCTGAACTACTTGCTCTTGGCATTGAAGTTCCCCCGCCTTCCTATCGCGACGTAGGCATTCCCACCATCGAATTGGTTCAAGAATATCTTCAGGAGATGAAAACAATCTCAATCAAGG AATCAATGCCTGGTCCTGAGAATGAGGACTTGAAGGAGCTTATTCGGGCGGAAGTTTGGCCATGGATCCGGAATTGCCAGTCTCAACATCCACAGTGCGCGGCATCAGTGGCAGCCGTGGTCCCTACAAGGCTCATCGATGTTGGCCTGGACGGTGACGAAATGGTAAAGCTGATCCAAACAGACCAGAAAGCTCTTGAGTACATCGCTTTGAGTTACTGCTGGGGAAAGGGAACAGCGAACAGCAAAGCAAGAACGACGTCGAAGAACCTACAATCTCGCCTGAGCGGAATCTGGATCAAAGATCTCCCAGCCTCCATTCAAGATGCCATTACCATCACCAGACTGATGGGAGTCAAGTACATTTGGATCGATGCTATCTGCATTGTTCAATCAGATGGACCGAACGACCTGGGGGACTGGGCGACTGAAGCGGGAAGGATGGGCGATTACTACTCTGGTTCTCTATGTTGCATTGCTGCTTCTTGTGCCAACAGTAGCACTGAAGGCTTTCTGAGACCGAGACCACTCGGCCGGTTCAAGATCAAACCAATTCCAGTACCAttcaaggacgagaatgGCCAGCAGAGGTATGTGTGGGCTCAGCTCCGGCCTACCTTGGATAGCGCTCGCTGGACCTACCGAGTCAGACACCCCCTGATGGAGCGCGGATGGTGCCTCCAGGAGAGGGTGCTATCGCGTCGAGTGTTGCACTGGACTTTGAGTGGTTTGTTCAAGGAGTGTCGAATGACGCACCCTCTTATTGAGAGTGACCAACCAagggagatggaaaaggaaCTCGTTAGGCACCATATTCTATCACTGAGTAAGAGGGAGGCTCTCGGAGAAGCATGGTGCGAACTGGTTCGCGACTACTCGAATATGAAGCTGTCCTTTGCGTCAGATAGGATGGTGGCCATCTCGGGAGTTGCAACTTTGCTTTCCCGGAAGCATCACGACGACTACTTTTACGGCGCATTCAGATCAAGCTTGGCAGAATGTCTTCTCTGGTGGTCAAGTGAAGACTCAAACACCGAGTATCCGGGCTGGTCTTGGTTCTCAGTCATGAAGAATATCGATTTCCCAACATTGTCGATGGCCAACACTCGGATGGAGCAAGATACCAGGCAATCACTGATTCGCCAGGTTCTTCCAAACCCTTTCCCAAAGAGCCATGGCCTGACAAGCCCCGGAAGCCGTTTGGAACAGACACTGGAGATTGAAGCGCCCCTGATTGAACTCGAACTGGCTGAAAAGATGGTACCTTACCACTTACAAGTGAAAATTCCGGGTACAAGCCGGCTATTTGCAGGATGGGATTGTTTGTACCAGGGAAAGCCCGTGGAAGGAAAAGCTCGTGGGAgtggtggtgctgttgaCGTGGTGCTCTTGCTGGGAGGCAGAGAGTACAACGGGCTTGTCTTGTCCAAGAAGAGAGACCAAGAATGGGAAAGGGCTGgtataattactttaaggTCAGAGGATGAGACTGCAGTGCAATGTGTGGATGGGTTCATCAGGAAGGTTGTTCTAGTGTAG